From the genome of Monomorium pharaonis isolate MP-MQ-018 chromosome 2, ASM1337386v2, whole genome shotgun sequence, one region includes:
- the LOC105834871 gene encoding MD-2-related lipid-recognition protein, which translates to MCEPTLTSTFFHLATNHRPLKMNRNIALATATILILALSTVYAEVVHSTPCPSSSEETSQCTIHEVRVDPCREAEERKPCTLKKGRNASISFDYTTQFSGQLSSRAYWASEIVDLPFLGMPLDACLSTVCPALPGQKQTYSIFLPISKKFPARTYDLKWKLWNEQEQECCFMFPIKLVK; encoded by the exons ATGTGTGAACCGACCCTTACGTCGACCTTCTTTCATTTGGCTACGAACCACCGTCCATTGAAGATGAACCGGAACATCGCGCTTGCCACTGCTACCATCCTGATCCTGGCCTTGTCCACGGTCTACGCAGAAGTCGTACATTCAACACCGTGTCCATCCAGCT CTGAGGAAACTTCACAATGCACCATACACGAAGTACGTGTTGATCCATGCAGGGAAGCTGAAGAAAGAAAGCCTTGTACTTTAAAGAAAGGTCGCAATGCAAGCATAAGTTTTGACTACACTACTC aatttagtGGACAGTTGTCTAGCAGGGCATACTGGGCTTCTGAAATCGTAGATTTGCCATTCTTAGGCATGCCGCTCGATGCCTGCTTATCCACCGTTTGTCCAGCTTTACCTGGTCAAAAGCAAACATATTCAATATTCTTGCCTATCTCTAAGAAATTCCCTGCG cgAACGTATGATCTCAAGTGGAAGTTGTGGAATGAACAAGAACAAGAGTGCTGTTTCATGTTCCcaattaaattagtaaaatga